The following DNA comes from Nocardioides sp. JQ2195.
CGCAGCCGGGCTGACCGAGCGAGCCGCCGCGGTGCGCGAGGACCTGGAGGCAGCCTTCGGCAGCCAGGCCTTGGGCGGGTTCTCCCCGCAGGGTGTCGACTCCGGGCACATGGAGGGCTCGGCGCACTACGAGGGCCGCGCCATCGACGTGTTCTTCCGCCCGATCGGTGACCCGCAACGCAAGCTGGGGTGGGCGATGGCCTACTACCTGGTCGCGCAGGCCGATCGACTCGAGATCTCCACCGTCATCTTCGACGACATGATCTGGACGGCACGACGTTCGGCGGACGGCTGGCGCGACTACGACCCGGGTGACACGGCCGGCAAGTCACCCGAGACGATCGCCGTGCTCGAGCACCGCGACCACGTGCACGTCGACGTGCACGACTGAGGCTCCCGCCCCGTCGCCACGCCGCCCCGGGCAACGTCCCGCCGCCGCCGCCGCCGCGTCGCCCCGCCGCCGCCGCCGCCGCCGCAACGTCATACGACGCGGCGCCCCCAACAACCACCACGTATGACGTCACGCGAGTCAGACCCTCGCCGCGCCGCCGCCCACCGCAACGTCATACGACGCGGCGCCCCGAACGACCACCACGTATGACGTCGCGCGGGTCAGACCTTCGCCGCATCGCCGCCCACCGCAACGTCATACGACGCGGCGCCCCGAACGACCACCACGTATGACGTCGCGCGGGTCAGACCTTCGCAGCGACCTCCCACGCGGAGTGGATGGCACCCTCGATGTAGTCGACCTGGCTCGCGTCGCCGACCACGTCCACGCTCCACCCACCGGACCGCAGCTCGTCGGCCAAAGGCGCACCCGAGGTGGTGCCGTCGGCGTGGATGACCACGTCGGCCGCAGCGCTGAGCTGTTGGTCACCGACGGTGAACTCGACCCGGTCGGCGGTGATCCGGGAGACGGACGCCTCCCGGTGAACGACCACGCCCAGCTCGCCAGCCCGGCGTACGGCGGTCCAGCGCCGTGGCATCGCCATCGGCAGGCCGAGCGCCTTGCCCGGCTCGATCAGGGTGACGTTGCGGCCACGCTCGGCCAACCACTCGGCGAGCTCCAGACCGACCAGCGACCCACCGATGACGACCACGTCCTTGCCCAGCGGCAGGAACGTCTTCGTCAGCCGCCGGATCGCTTCGGGGCTCTTGGTGATCCCCGACAGCTTGCCGAGCCTGCCCATCGTGCGGAGCAGACGCGACCCGTCGGTGGCCCCGGCGCTGCCCAGGACGAGGTTGCGCAGCGTGTCACCCGTGTGCACGTGCGGCAGGTCGCCACCGGGAATGGCGGGGCGGGGCCGGACCGCTCCTGTGGCCACCACGACGTGGTCGGGCGCCAGCGCGCGAACGGTCTCCGTGGTGGCCTCGGTGTCGAGGCGCACCTCGATGCCCAACCGGGCGACCTCCGACGTCAGCCAGTCGAGCAGCCTCTCGTTGTCGGGCGTGGTGAGGCTGGAGAACCACAGCGTCCCGCCGAGCCGGTCGGACTTGTCGATCACCGTCACTCGGTGCCCGCGCTCGGTGAGCACCCGGGCGGTCTCGAGCCCACCGGGGCCGGCGCCGACCACCAGCACGTGCTTCTTGGCCTCTGCCGGCTCAGGCACCAGCGGTGGCGAGACGCCCAGCGCGGGGTTGACGGCACACAGGGGTGTGTCGTCCCAGAAGTTCTCCTGAACGCAGACATAGCAGTTGATGCACGGGCGCACCTGTTCCGGAGCCCCCGCCGCAAGCTTGTTGACCAGGTCCGGGTCGGCGAGCAGCTGGCGCCCCATCGCCACGAAGTCGGCGCGTCCCTCGGCGATGGCCTGCTCCCCCACGTCCGGCAGCACCCGGCCGACCGTGATGACCGGGATCCCCACGTGCTTCTTCACCTCGGCGGCCAGGTCGACATAGGCGCCGACCCGGTTGGGCAAGGGGCCGTCGGTGAAGTTGGCGAAGGGGTTGCGACCCCAGCCGGTGACGTGGATCGCGTCGGCACCTGCCTTCTCGAACAGTGCGGAGGCGGCGCAGGACTCCTCGTTGGTCAGGCCGCCCTCCTGACCGAACTCGGCGCCAGCGACACGCACGATGACGGCGAGCCGGTCCCCGACCGCTGCCTTCACCGCCGCGATGACCTCGCAGGCCAGCCTGGCGCGGTTCTCCAGGGAGCCGCCGTACTCGTCGGTGCGACGGTTGTCCCGCTGGTTGAGGAACGCGCCGAGGATGTAGCCGTGGGCGCAGTGGATCTCGATCGCGTCGGCACCCGAGCGCATCACCCGGTCCGCGGCATCGACCCAGGTCTCCACCAACCAGCTGATGTCATCGGCGGTCGCGGTGTGGAAGGTGGGCTTCCGGCCGGCGGTCACCGAGCCCATCTTGGTGAGCTCCTCGATCGTGTTGTCGGCGAGGGCACCCATGTCGACGGCGTAGTCGGGCTCCGAGGGCACCAGCAGCGGGCGGCCGTTGAGGGTGTCGATGCGGGCGACCTTGCCGTGGTGGGTGCTCTGCACGCACAGCTTGCTCCCGGCGGCGTGCACCGCCTCGGCGAGCGCGGTCAGCCCCGGCAGGAACCTGTCGTCGGACAGGCCCGGCTCCTTGGTGCTCGTGGCGCCGACCGGGTACGCGACGGCACTGGCCCCGGTGATGATCAGGCCGGTCCCACCCGCGGCTCGGGCCACGTAGTGGTCGATGTCGGCCTGCTCGATCTCGCCGTCGACGCAGACGTTCATGTCCATGGCGGGCAGCACGACGCGGTTGGACAGCTCCATCACGCCGATGCGACCGGCCGAGAGGAGGTGGGGGTGGGCCTTTGAGGCGCTCTTCGTCTTCCTGGACACACCGGCACGCTAGGTGCACCCGATCTCCGACGGCGCCGGATGCCCCACTCAACGGGACAGCGGCACGGACGACCAGTGCGCAGCAGGCGTACGCCGACCTGTGCAGGCGTACGCCGGCCTGTGCAGGCGTACGCCGGCCTGTGCAGGCGTACGCCGGCAGCCCTCAGCCCAGGGTGGCCAAGCGTTCCACGGCGCGGTCGATGCGCTCGTCGGTGGCGGTGAACGCCACCCGCACGTGTTCGTGACCGGCGCTGCCGTAGAACGAGCCGGGGGCGACCAGGATGCCGAGCTCGGCCAACGACTCGACGGTCGTCCAGCAGTCCTCGCCACGGGTCGACCAGAGATAGAGCGACGCCTCGGAGTTGTCGATGCGGAAGCCGGCCCGCTCGAGGGCCTCCTTGAGCTTGGCCCGCCTCGCCGCATAGCGCGCGTGCTGGTCGACCACGTGCGCGTCGTCGTCGAGCGCCGCGATCATCGCCAGCTGCTGCGGGCCGGGCATCTGCAGTCCGAGGTTCTTGCGCACCGCGAGCAGCTCACCGACCAGCGCCGGGTCACCGGCGATGAAGGCGCAGCGGTACCCGGCCAGGTTGGAGCGCTTGGAGAGCGAGTGCACCGCGATGATGCCTTCGTGGCTGCCGCCGCAGACATCGGGGTGCAGCACGGAGATCGGCGGGTTGTCGGCGTCCCAGGACATCTCGATGTAGCACTCGTCGGAGACCAGGATCGTGCCGCGCTGGCGACACCAGTCGACCACCTTCCTCAGGTGGTCGACGGGCAGCACCTTGCCGGTCGGGTTGGACGGCGAGTTGATCCAGAGGATCTTCGGGACCGACGGCCCGATCGCCGTCAAGGAGTCCGCGGCGAGGGTGCGTGCGCCGACGATGGCAGCCCCCACCTCGTAGGTGGGGTAGGCCAGTCGGGGGAAGACGACGAGGTCTCCGTTGGAGACGCCCAGGTGCAGGGCCAGGCTGGCGATCAGCTCCTTGGAGCCGATCACCGGCAGCACCCCGTCGAGACCGACGCCGGTGACACCCAGGGTGCGCGCCATCCAGTCGATGATCGCCTGACGGGTCTCGACCTTGCCGATGGTCACCGGGTAGCCCGGGCTGTCGGCCGCCGCGATCAGCGCGTCCTGGGCGACCTGCGGCGTCGGGTCGATCGGCGTACCGACTGAGAGGTCGACGATACCGTCGACGTGCTCGCGTGCGCGAGCGGCGAAGGAGGTGAGCTTGTCCCACGGGAAGTCGGGGAGTCGCCCGGACAACGGGTTCTCGAGAGGGCGCTGGCGCGCCTCCTCAACCACCGACTTCAGTCGTCCTGGTTC
Coding sequences within:
- a CDS encoding FAD-dependent oxidoreductase, with the protein product MSRKTKSASKAHPHLLSAGRIGVMELSNRVVLPAMDMNVCVDGEIEQADIDHYVARAAGGTGLIITGASAVAYPVGATSTKEPGLSDDRFLPGLTALAEAVHAAGSKLCVQSTHHGKVARIDTLNGRPLLVPSEPDYAVDMGALADNTIEELTKMGSVTAGRKPTFHTATADDISWLVETWVDAADRVMRSGADAIEIHCAHGYILGAFLNQRDNRRTDEYGGSLENRARLACEVIAAVKAAVGDRLAVIVRVAGAEFGQEGGLTNEESCAASALFEKAGADAIHVTGWGRNPFANFTDGPLPNRVGAYVDLAAEVKKHVGIPVITVGRVLPDVGEQAIAEGRADFVAMGRQLLADPDLVNKLAAGAPEQVRPCINCYVCVQENFWDDTPLCAVNPALGVSPPLVPEPAEAKKHVLVVGAGPGGLETARVLTERGHRVTVIDKSDRLGGTLWFSSLTTPDNERLLDWLTSEVARLGIEVRLDTEATTETVRALAPDHVVVATGAVRPRPAIPGGDLPHVHTGDTLRNLVLGSAGATDGSRLLRTMGRLGKLSGITKSPEAIRRLTKTFLPLGKDVVVIGGSLVGLELAEWLAERGRNVTLIEPGKALGLPMAMPRRWTAVRRAGELGVVVHREASVSRITADRVEFTVGDQQLSAAADVVIHADGTTSGAPLADELRSGGWSVDVVGDASQVDYIEGAIHSAWEVAAKV
- the dapC gene encoding succinyldiaminopimelate transaminase, which encodes MVEEARQRPLENPLSGRLPDFPWDKLTSFAARAREHVDGIVDLSVGTPIDPTPQVAQDALIAAADSPGYPVTIGKVETRQAIIDWMARTLGVTGVGLDGVLPVIGSKELIASLALHLGVSNGDLVVFPRLAYPTYEVGAAIVGARTLAADSLTAIGPSVPKILWINSPSNPTGKVLPVDHLRKVVDWCRQRGTILVSDECYIEMSWDADNPPISVLHPDVCGGSHEGIIAVHSLSKRSNLAGYRCAFIAGDPALVGELLAVRKNLGLQMPGPQQLAMIAALDDDAHVVDQHARYAARRAKLKEALERAGFRIDNSEASLYLWSTRGEDCWTTVESLAELGILVAPGSFYGSAGHEHVRVAFTATDERIDRAVERLATLG